Proteins encoded in a region of the Scyliorhinus canicula chromosome 2, sScyCan1.1, whole genome shotgun sequence genome:
- the LOC119962164 gene encoding cytochrome P450 27C1 isoform X2, producing MPHFGILLNLSKGKACVPRVLQAALRPSSPGQAVPLRGTKGGVGTLVGQSSPPAAKPQRVRDLSEMPGPGTWSNLVEFFLKNGFSRIHDIQLQHTQQYGKIFKSHFGPQFVVSIADRDMVAQVLRAEGRAPQRANMESWQEYRQLRGRATGLISAEGEEWLKMRNVLKQRIMKPKDVAMFSEGVTDVIADLIKRMKCVKDQEGASETITDVNNLFFKFAMESVATILFETRLGCLEHQICQETKDYMEALELMFSMFKTTMYAGAIPKWLRPFIPKPWNEFCRSWDGLFRFSEIHIDRKMSQIQRQLEEEGEVQGGLLTCLLLNQEMTLEEVYANMTEMLLAGVDTTQLALCHYTTSHDREVFDQPGEFQPHRWLRKNDADRVDNFGAIPFGYGVRSCVGRRIAELEIHLALIQLLQAFEIKVAPNTGTVPAKTHGLLGPGKPINLKFVDRK from the exons ATGCCTCACTTCGGCATCTTGCTCAACTTGAGCAAAGGGAAGGCATGTGTCCCCCGGGTTCTCCAGGCGGCGCTAAGACCCTCTTCCCCCGGCCAGGCGGTGCCTCTGAGGGGGACAAAGGGAGGTGTTGGGACCCTCGTGGGCCAGTCCTCCCCGCCCGCAGCTAAACCCCAGCGGGTCAGAGACTTGTCAGAAATGCCCGGTCCCGGGACATGGAGCAACCTGGTGGAGTTTTTCCTGAAGAACGGGTTCAGCAGAATACACGACATTCAA CTCCAGCACACGCAGCAATACGGCAAGATCTTCAAGTCGCACTTTGGACCTCAGTTCGTTGTCTCCATCGCTGATCGGGACATGGTGGCACAGGTATTGCGGGCAGAGGGTAGGGCCCCTCAAAGGGCCAACATGGAGTCATGGCAGGAGTACAGACAGTTACGAGGAAGGGCGACCGGATTGATATCTGC AGAAGGCGAGGAGTGGCTCAAAATGAGGAACGTGCTGAAACAGCGGATCATGAAACCTAAGGACGTGGCCATGTTTTCGGAAGGTGTGACAGATGTCATCGCTGACCTGATTAAAAGGATGAAGTGCGTCAAGGATCAGGAAGGAGCCTCGGAGACCATAACCGATGTGAACAACTTGTTCTTCAAGTTTGCAATGGAAA GTGTTGCCACCATCCTTTTTGAAACTCGTTTGGGATGTTTAGAACACCAGATCTGCCAAGAAACAAAGGACTACATGGAAGCCCTGGAGCTTATGTTCAGCATGTTCAAGACCACCATGTATGCAGGAGCCATTCCTAAATGGCTGCGGCCTTTCATCCCCAAACCTTGGAATGAGTTCTGCCGTTCCTGGGATGGACTTTTCCGTTTCA GCGAGATCCACATTGACCGAAAAATGAGTCAGATCCAGCGGCAattagaggaggagggggaggtccaGGGCGGACTGTTGACCTGCCTGCTGCTCAATCAGGAGATGACCCTGGAGGAGGTCTACGCCAATATGACAGAGATGCTGCTGGCTGGAGTTGATACG aCACAGCTTGCGCTCTGCCACTACACCACCTCTCACGACAGGGAGGTTTTCGACCAGCCCGGGGAGTTCCAGCCACACCGCTGGCTGAGGAAGAACGACGCGGATCGGGTGGATAACTTTGGTGCAATCCCGTTTGGCTATGGGGTGCGGAGCTGCGTGGGGCGGAGGATCGCAGAGCTGGAGATACACCTAGCACTTATACAG CTCCTGCAAGCGTTTGAGATAAAGGTGGCACCCAATACTGGAACTGTTCCTGCCAAAACCCATGGCCTACTGGGTCCCGGAAAGCCTATCAACCTGAAATTTGTGGACAGGAAATAA
- the LOC119962164 gene encoding cytochrome P450 27C1 isoform X1 yields the protein MPHFGILLNLSKGKACVPRVLQAALRPSSPGQAVPLRGTKGGVGTLVGQSSPPAAKPQRVRDLSEMPGPGTWSNLVEFFLKNGFSRIHDIQLQHTQQYGKIFKSHFGPQFVVSIADRDMVAQVLRAEGRAPQRANMESWQEYRQLRGRATGLISAEGEEWLKMRNVLKQRIMKPKDVAMFSEGVTDVIADLIKRMKCVKDQEGASETITDVNNLFFKFAMESVATILFETRLGCLEHQICQETKDYMEALELMFSMFKTTMYAGAIPKWLRPFIPKPWNEFCRSWDGLFRFSEIHIDRKMSQIQRQLEEEGEVQGGLLTCLLLNQEMTLEEVYANMTEMLLAGVDTTSFTLSWSTYLLARNPAVQRVVYEEIVRNLGSDVTPKAQDLSRLPSVRGVLKETLRLFPVLPGNGRVTQEDMIVGGYFIPSGTQLALCHYTTSHDREVFDQPGEFQPHRWLRKNDADRVDNFGAIPFGYGVRSCVGRRIAELEIHLALIQLLQAFEIKVAPNTGTVPAKTHGLLGPGKPINLKFVDRK from the exons ATGCCTCACTTCGGCATCTTGCTCAACTTGAGCAAAGGGAAGGCATGTGTCCCCCGGGTTCTCCAGGCGGCGCTAAGACCCTCTTCCCCCGGCCAGGCGGTGCCTCTGAGGGGGACAAAGGGAGGTGTTGGGACCCTCGTGGGCCAGTCCTCCCCGCCCGCAGCTAAACCCCAGCGGGTCAGAGACTTGTCAGAAATGCCCGGTCCCGGGACATGGAGCAACCTGGTGGAGTTTTTCCTGAAGAACGGGTTCAGCAGAATACACGACATTCAA CTCCAGCACACGCAGCAATACGGCAAGATCTTCAAGTCGCACTTTGGACCTCAGTTCGTTGTCTCCATCGCTGATCGGGACATGGTGGCACAGGTATTGCGGGCAGAGGGTAGGGCCCCTCAAAGGGCCAACATGGAGTCATGGCAGGAGTACAGACAGTTACGAGGAAGGGCGACCGGATTGATATCTGC AGAAGGCGAGGAGTGGCTCAAAATGAGGAACGTGCTGAAACAGCGGATCATGAAACCTAAGGACGTGGCCATGTTTTCGGAAGGTGTGACAGATGTCATCGCTGACCTGATTAAAAGGATGAAGTGCGTCAAGGATCAGGAAGGAGCCTCGGAGACCATAACCGATGTGAACAACTTGTTCTTCAAGTTTGCAATGGAAA GTGTTGCCACCATCCTTTTTGAAACTCGTTTGGGATGTTTAGAACACCAGATCTGCCAAGAAACAAAGGACTACATGGAAGCCCTGGAGCTTATGTTCAGCATGTTCAAGACCACCATGTATGCAGGAGCCATTCCTAAATGGCTGCGGCCTTTCATCCCCAAACCTTGGAATGAGTTCTGCCGTTCCTGGGATGGACTTTTCCGTTTCA GCGAGATCCACATTGACCGAAAAATGAGTCAGATCCAGCGGCAattagaggaggagggggaggtccaGGGCGGACTGTTGACCTGCCTGCTGCTCAATCAGGAGATGACCCTGGAGGAGGTCTACGCCAATATGACAGAGATGCTGCTGGCTGGAGTTGATACG ACCTCATTCACCTTATCCTGGAGCACATATTTACTGGCCAGAAACCCGGCAGTCCAGCGCGTGGTGTATGAGGAGATTGTTCGGAACCTTGGATCGGACGTCACCCCAAAGGCACAGGATTTGTCCAGATTACCTTCGGTCCGCGGAGTCCTCAAGGAAACGCTGAG GCTGTTCCCTGTGCTTCCCGGGAATGGACGGGTCACCCAAGAGGACATGATTGTTGGTGGATACTTCATCCCAAGTGGA aCACAGCTTGCGCTCTGCCACTACACCACCTCTCACGACAGGGAGGTTTTCGACCAGCCCGGGGAGTTCCAGCCACACCGCTGGCTGAGGAAGAACGACGCGGATCGGGTGGATAACTTTGGTGCAATCCCGTTTGGCTATGGGGTGCGGAGCTGCGTGGGGCGGAGGATCGCAGAGCTGGAGATACACCTAGCACTTATACAG CTCCTGCAAGCGTTTGAGATAAAGGTGGCACCCAATACTGGAACTGTTCCTGCCAAAACCCATGGCCTACTGGGTCCCGGAAAGCCTATCAACCTGAAATTTGTGGACAGGAAATAA